From Staphylococcus sp. M0911, a single genomic window includes:
- the rpoB gene encoding DNA-directed RNA polymerase subunit beta gives MAGQVVQYGRRRKRRNYARISEVLELPNLIEIQTKSYDWFLKEGLLEMFRDISPIEDFTGNLSLEFVDYRLGEPKYDLEESKNRDATYAAPLRVKVRLIIKETGEVKEQEVFMGDFPLMTDTGTFVINGAERVIVSQLVRSPSVYFNEKIDKNGRENYDATIIPNRGAWLEYETDAKDVVYVRIDRTRKLPLTVLLRALGFSSDQEIVDLLGDSEYLRNTLEKDGTENTEQALLEIYERLRPGEPPTVENAKSLLYSRFFDPKRYDLASVGRYKANKKLHLKHRLFNQKLAEPIVNSETGEIVVEEGTVLDRRKLDEIMDVLEANANSEVFELEGTVIDEPVEIQSIKVYVPNDDEGRTTTVIGNALPDSEVKCITPADIIASMSYFFNLLSGIGYTDDIDHLGNRRLRSVGELLQNQFRIGLSRMERVVRERMSIQDTDSITPQQLINIRPVIASIKEFFGSSQLSQFMDQANPLAELTHKRRLSALGPGGLTRERAQMEVRDVHYSHYGRMCPIETPEGPNIGLINSLSSYARVNEFGFIETPYRKVDLDTNAITDQIDYLTADEEDSYVVAQANSRLDENGRFLDDEVVCRFRGNNTVMAKEKMDYMDVSPKQVVSAATACIPFLENDDSNRALMGANMQRQAVPLMNPEAPFVGTGMEHVAARDSGAAITANHRGRVEHVESNEILVRRLVEQDGQEYEGELDRYPLAKFKRSNSGTCYNQRPIVATGDIVEYNEILADGPSMELGEMALGRNVVVGFMTWDGYNYEDAVIMSERLVKDDVYTSIHIEEYESEARDTKLGPEEITRDIPNVSESALKNLDERGIVYVGAEVKDGDILVGKVTPKGVTELTAEERLLHAIFGEKAREVRDTSLRVPHGAGGIVLDVKVFNREEGDDTLSPGVNQLVRVYIVQKRKIHVGDKMCGRHGNKGVISKIVPEEDMPYLPDGRPIDIMLNPLGVPSRMNIGQVLELHLGMAAKNLGIHVASPVFDGANDDDVWSTIEEAGMARDGKTVLYDGRTGEPFDNRISVGVMYMLKLAHMVDDKLHARSTGPYSLVTQQPLGGKAQFGGQRFGEMEVWALEAYGAAYTLQEILTYKSDDTVGRVKTYESIVKGENISRPSVPESFRVLMKELQSLGLDVKVMDEQDNEIEMADIEDEDVTERKVDLQQKDAPESQKETTD, from the coding sequence TTGGCAGGTCAAGTTGTCCAATATGGAAGACGTCGTAAACGTAGAAACTACGCGAGAATTTCAGAAGTATTAGAATTACCGAACTTAATAGAAATTCAAACAAAATCTTACGATTGGTTCCTTAAAGAAGGTTTATTAGAAATGTTTAGAGACATTTCTCCGATTGAAGATTTCACAGGAAACCTATCTTTAGAATTTGTAGATTATAGATTAGGTGAACCAAAATACGACTTAGAAGAATCAAAAAACCGTGACGCTACTTATGCTGCACCTCTTCGTGTAAAAGTACGTCTTATTATTAAAGAAACTGGCGAAGTGAAAGAGCAAGAAGTATTTATGGGTGATTTCCCATTAATGACTGATACAGGTACCTTTGTTATTAATGGTGCAGAACGTGTTATCGTATCACAATTAGTACGTTCACCATCCGTATATTTCAATGAAAAAATTGATAAAAACGGACGTGAGAACTACGATGCAACTATTATTCCTAACCGTGGTGCATGGTTAGAATATGAAACTGATGCTAAAGATGTAGTTTATGTACGTATTGATAGAACTCGTAAATTACCATTAACTGTATTATTAAGAGCATTAGGTTTCTCTAGTGACCAAGAAATCGTTGATTTACTTGGCGACAGTGAATACCTACGCAATACACTTGAAAAAGATGGTACTGAAAATACTGAACAAGCATTATTAGAAATTTATGAGCGTTTACGCCCTGGCGAACCACCAACAGTTGAAAATGCTAAAAGTTTATTATATTCACGTTTCTTCGATCCAAAACGTTATGACTTAGCAAGCGTTGGTCGTTATAAAGCAAATAAAAAACTTCACTTAAAACACCGTTTATTCAATCAAAAATTAGCAGAACCAATTGTTAATAGTGAAACAGGTGAAATAGTTGTTGAAGAAGGTACAGTCCTTGATCGTCGTAAGTTAGACGAAATCATGGATGTATTAGAAGCAAATGCTAATAGTGAAGTGTTCGAGTTAGAAGGAACAGTTATTGATGAACCAGTTGAAATTCAGTCAATTAAAGTATATGTTCCAAATGATGATGAAGGTCGTACAACTACAGTAATTGGTAATGCTTTACCAGATTCTGAAGTTAAATGTATTACACCAGCTGATATTATTGCTTCAATGAGTTATTTCTTTAACTTATTAAGTGGTATTGGTTATACAGACGATATTGATCATTTAGGTAATCGTCGTTTACGTTCAGTAGGCGAACTATTACAAAACCAATTCCGTATTGGTTTATCAAGAATGGAACGTGTGGTACGTGAAAGAATGTCTATTCAAGACACTGACTCAATCACGCCACAACAATTAATCAATATCCGTCCCGTTATTGCATCAATTAAAGAATTCTTTGGTAGTTCTCAATTATCACAATTCATGGACCAAGCTAACCCATTAGCAGAGTTGACACATAAACGTCGTCTATCTGCTTTAGGACCTGGTGGTTTAACACGTGAACGTGCTCAAATGGAAGTGCGTGACGTACACTATTCACACTATGGTCGTATGTGTCCGATTGAAACACCAGAGGGTCCAAACATTGGATTAATCAACTCATTGTCTAGTTATGCACGTGTAAACGAATTTGGTTTCATTGAAACACCATACCGTAAAGTGGATTTAGACACTAATGCGATAACAGACCAAATCGATTATTTAACTGCTGACGAAGAAGATAGTTATGTTGTTGCCCAAGCGAACTCACGTTTAGATGAAAACGGACGTTTCTTAGACGATGAAGTAGTTTGTCGTTTCCGTGGTAATAACACAGTGATGGCTAAAGAAAAAATGGATTACATGGACGTTTCACCTAAGCAGGTTGTTTCAGCCGCTACAGCTTGTATTCCATTCTTAGAAAACGATGACTCTAACCGTGCATTGATGGGTGCGAACATGCAACGTCAAGCAGTACCATTGATGAACCCTGAAGCGCCATTCGTTGGTACAGGTATGGAGCATGTTGCTGCGCGTGACTCAGGTGCAGCTATTACAGCTAACCACAGAGGTCGTGTAGAGCATGTTGAATCTAATGAAATCTTAGTACGTCGTTTAGTAGAACAAGATGGTCAAGAGTATGAAGGTGAATTAGATCGCTATCCATTAGCGAAATTCAAACGTTCAAACTCAGGTACTTGTTACAACCAACGCCCAATTGTTGCTACAGGTGACATTGTTGAATACAACGAAATTTTAGCCGACGGTCCTTCAATGGAATTAGGTGAAATGGCATTAGGTCGTAACGTAGTTGTAGGATTCATGACATGGGATGGTTATAACTACGAGGATGCTGTAATCATGAGTGAACGTCTAGTTAAAGATGACGTATACACTTCTATCCATATTGAAGAATATGAATCAGAAGCACGTGATACTAAACTAGGACCTGAAGAAATCACTCGTGACATTCCTAACGTTTCCGAAAGTGCACTTAAAAACCTAGACGAACGTGGTATTGTGTATGTCGGTGCTGAAGTTAAAGATGGAGACATCTTAGTAGGTAAAGTAACGCCTAAAGGTGTTACAGAGCTTACAGCCGAAGAAAGATTATTACATGCCATCTTTGGTGAAAAAGCACGTGAAGTACGTGATACATCATTACGCGTACCACATGGTGCTGGCGGTATTGTTCTAGATGTTAAAGTCTTCAATCGTGAAGAAGGAGACGACACATTATCACCAGGTGTTAACCAATTAGTACGTGTTTATATCGTTCAAAAACGTAAAATTCATGTCGGAGATAAAATGTGTGGTCGTCATGGTAACAAAGGTGTCATCTCAAAAATCGTTCCAGAAGAAGATATGCCATATTTACCAGATGGACGTCCAATTGACATCATGTTAAACCCACTAGGTGTACCATCACGTATGAACATCGGACAAGTTCTTGAATTACATTTAGGTATGGCTGCTAAAAACTTAGGTATCCATGTTGCATCTCCAGTATTCGATGGTGCTAATGATGATGACGTATGGTCAACTATCGAAGAAGCTGGTATGGCACGTGACGGTAAAACTGTATTATACGATGGTCGTACTGGTGAACCATTCGACAACCGTATTTCAGTTGGTGTTATGTACATGCTTAAACTTGCACACATGGTTGACGATAAATTACATGCGCGTTCAACTGGTCCATACTCATTAGTAACGCAACAACCACTAGGTGGTAAAGCACAATTTGGTGGTCAACGTTTCGGTGAGATGGAGGTATGGGCACTTGAAGCATATGGTGCTGCATACACATTACAAGAAATCTTGACTTATAAATCAGATGATACAGTAGGTCGTGTTAAAACATACGAATCTATTGTTAAAGGCGAAAATATCTCTAGACCAAGTGTTCCTGAATCATTCCGAGTATTGATGAAAGAATTACAAAGTTTAGGATTAGACGTTAAAGTGATGGATGAGCAAGATAACGAAATCGAAATGGCAGACATTGAAGATGAAGATGTAACAGAACGCAAAGTAGATTTACAACAAAAAGATGCGCCAGAATCACAAAAAGAAACTACTGATTAA
- a CDS encoding class I SAM-dependent methyltransferase encodes MSHYYDENPDVKSDEKHITYECYQHSINLITDNGVFSRDKVDFGSDLLIQSFLKANPPGPSKTIADVGCGYGPIGLMIAKVSPHHQITMLDVNRRALELAKKNKKKNHIENADIFESDGMTQVDDNQFDFVLTNPPIRAGKAVVHRIFEEAYQKLKSNGELYVVIQKKQGMPSAKKKMDELFNNVEVVNKSKGYYILKSVKA; translated from the coding sequence ATGAGTCATTACTACGACGAAAATCCGGATGTAAAAAGTGATGAAAAGCATATTACTTATGAATGTTATCAACATTCTATTAATTTAATAACAGATAATGGTGTATTTTCTAGAGATAAAGTAGATTTTGGATCAGATTTACTAATCCAATCATTCTTGAAGGCAAATCCTCCTGGACCAAGTAAAACGATTGCAGATGTAGGTTGTGGATATGGGCCGATTGGGTTGATGATCGCCAAAGTATCACCGCACCACCAGATTACAATGTTAGACGTCAATCGTAGAGCATTAGAATTAGCTAAAAAGAATAAAAAGAAAAATCATATTGAAAATGCGGATATTTTTGAAAGTGATGGTATGACTCAGGTTGATGATAACCAATTTGATTTTGTATTAACAAATCCGCCAATCAGAGCGGGTAAAGCTGTCGTTCATCGTATTTTTGAAGAAGCGTATCAAAAACTGAAAAGCAATGGCGAATTATATGTTGTTATTCAAAAAAAGCAAGGTATGCCTTCGGCTAAAAAGAAAATGGATGAATTATTTAACAATGTGGAAGTTGTGAATAAAAGTAAAGGATACTATATATTGAAAAGCGTAAAAGCTTGA
- the rplL gene encoding 50S ribosomal protein L7/L12, with protein sequence MANQEQIIEAIKEMSVLELNDLVKAIEEEFGVTAAAPVAAAGAAGGGEAAAEKTEFDVELTSAGSSKIKVVKAVKEATGLGLKDAKELVDGAPKVIKEAMPKEDAEKLKEQLEEVGATVELK encoded by the coding sequence ATGGCTAATCAAGAACAAATCATTGAAGCAATTAAAGAAATGTCAGTTTTAGAATTAAACGATTTAGTAAAAGCAATTGAAGAAGAATTTGGTGTAACTGCAGCAGCTCCAGTAGCAGCAGCAGGTGCAGCTGGCGGCGGAGAAGCAGCAGCTGAAAAAACTGAATTTGATGTTGAATTAACTTCAGCTGGATCTTCAAAAATCAAAGTTGTTAAAGCTGTTAAAGAAGCAACTGGCTTAGGATTAAAAGATGCTAAAGAATTAGTAGACGGAGCTCCTAAAGTAATCAAAGAAGCTATGCCTAAAGAAGACGCTGAAAAACTTAAAGAACAATTAGAAGAAGTTGGAGCTACTGTAGAATTAAAATAG
- the rplJ gene encoding 50S ribosomal protein L10, which yields MSAIIEAKKQLVDTIADQLKNSVSTVIVDYRGLTVAEVTELRKQLREAGVEYKVYKNTMVRRAAEKAGIEGLDEFLTGPTAIATSTEDVVAPAKVIAGFAKEHEALEVKSGVMEGNVISAEEVKTVGSLPSHDGLVSMLLSVLQAPVRNFAYAVKAVGEQKEESAE from the coding sequence ATGTCTGCTATCATTGAAGCTAAAAAACAATTAGTTGATACTATTGCTGATCAACTTAAAAACTCAGTTTCAACAGTGATCGTTGACTACCGTGGATTAACAGTAGCTGAAGTTACTGAATTACGTAAACAATTACGTGAAGCTGGTGTTGAGTATAAAGTATACAAAAACACAATGGTACGTCGCGCAGCTGAAAAAGCTGGAATCGAAGGCTTAGATGAATTCTTAACAGGTCCAACTGCTATTGCAACTTCAACTGAAGATGTTGTAGCTCCAGCAAAAGTTATTGCAGGATTTGCTAAAGAACATGAAGCTTTAGAAGTTAAATCAGGCGTTATGGAAGGAAATGTTATTTCAGCAGAAGAAGTTAAAACTGTTGGTTCATTACCTTCACACGACGGTCTTGTATCTATGCTTTTATCTGTATTACAAGCTCCAGTACGCAACTTCGCTTATGCGGTTAAAGCTGTTGGAGAACAAAAAGAAGAAAGCGCTGAATAA
- the rplA gene encoding 50S ribosomal protein L1: MAKKGKKYQEAANKVDRTQYYSVEEAIKLAKETSIANFDASVEVAFRLGIDTRKNDQQIRGAVVLPNGTGKSQRVLVFAKGDKITEAEEAGADYVGESDYVQKIQQGWFDFDVVVATPDMMGEVGKLGRVLGPKGLMPNPKTGTVTMDVKKAVEEIKAGKVEYRAEKAGIVHASIGKVSFSDEKLVENFKALQDVLAKAKPSSSKGTYFKSVAVTTTMGPGVKVDTASFKL, translated from the coding sequence ATGGCTAAAAAAGGTAAAAAGTATCAAGAAGCAGCTAATAAAGTTGACCGTACTCAATACTATAGTGTTGAAGAAGCAATCAAATTAGCTAAAGAAACAAGCATTGCTAACTTTGACGCATCGGTTGAAGTTGCATTCCGTTTAGGAATTGATACACGTAAAAATGACCAACAAATCCGTGGTGCAGTTGTACTACCAAACGGAACTGGTAAATCACAACGTGTATTAGTATTCGCAAAAGGTGACAAAATCACTGAAGCTGAAGAAGCAGGCGCAGATTACGTAGGTGAATCTGATTACGTACAAAAAATCCAACAAGGTTGGTTCGACTTTGACGTAGTAGTTGCTACTCCAGACATGATGGGCGAAGTTGGTAAACTTGGTCGTGTATTAGGACCTAAAGGTTTAATGCCAAACCCTAAAACTGGTACTGTAACTATGGATGTTAAAAAAGCTGTTGAAGAAATCAAAGCTGGTAAAGTTGAATACCGTGCTGAAAAAGCTGGTATCGTACATGCTTCTATCGGTAAAGTTTCATTTAGCGATGAAAAATTAGTTGAAAACTTCAAAGCCTTACAAGATGTATTAGCAAAAGCTAAACCATCTTCATCTAAAGGTACTTACTTCAAATCTGTTGCTGTTACAACAACAATGGGTCCTGGAGTTAAAGTTGATACTGCTTCATTCAAACTATAA
- the rplK gene encoding 50S ribosomal protein L11, whose product MAKKVEKVVKLQIPAGKANPAPPVGPALGQAGVNIMGFCKEFNARTQEQAGLIIPVEISVYEDRSFTFITKTPPAPVLLKKAAGVEKGSGEPNKNKVASVTKDQVREIANSKMQDLNAADEEAAMRIIEGTARSMGITVE is encoded by the coding sequence GTGGCTAAAAAAGTAGAAAAAGTAGTTAAATTACAAATTCCTGCAGGTAAAGCAAACCCAGCACCACCAGTTGGTCCAGCATTAGGTCAAGCAGGTGTGAATATTATGGGATTCTGTAAAGAGTTCAATGCACGTACTCAAGAACAAGCAGGTTTAATCATTCCGGTAGAAATTAGTGTATATGAAGACCGTTCATTTACATTCATTACAAAAACTCCACCGGCTCCAGTACTACTTAAAAAAGCAGCTGGCGTTGAAAAAGGTTCAGGCGAACCTAACAAAAACAAAGTTGCTTCAGTAACTAAAGATCAAGTACGTGAAATTGCTAATAGCAAAATGCAAGACTTAAATGCTGCTGACGAAGAAGCAGCTATGCGTATTATCGAAGGTACTGCTCGTAGTATGGGAATCACTGTAGAATAA
- the nusG gene encoding transcription termination/antitermination protein NusG, with amino-acid sequence MSEEVGAKRWYAVHTYSGYENKVKKNLEKRVESMNMTEQIFRVVIPEEEETQVKDGKAKKLVKKTFPGYVLVELVMTDESWYVVRNTPGVTGFVGSAGAGSKPNPLLPEEVRFILKQMGLKEKTIDVELDVGEQVRIKSGPFANQVGEVQEIEAEKFKLTVLVDMFGRETPVEVEFDQIEKL; translated from the coding sequence ATGTCTGAAGAAGTAGGCGCAAAGCGTTGGTATGCAGTGCATACATACTCAGGATATGAAAATAAAGTTAAAAAGAATCTTGAAAAAAGAGTAGAATCAATGAATATGACAGAACAAATCTTTAGAGTTGTCATACCTGAAGAAGAAGAAACACAAGTTAAAGATGGTAAAGCAAAAAAACTTGTGAAGAAAACATTCCCTGGTTATGTGCTAGTTGAACTTGTAATGACAGATGAGTCATGGTACGTAGTAAGAAATACACCAGGTGTGACTGGATTTGTCGGTTCAGCTGGAGCTGGTTCAAAACCTAACCCATTACTACCAGAAGAAGTTCGCTTTATTCTTAAACAAATGGGATTAAAAGAAAAAACAATCGATGTAGAGTTAGATGTTGGAGAACAAGTACGCATTAAATCTGGACCATTCGCAAACCAAGTTGGAGAAGTTCAAGAGATTGAAGCTGAAAAATTCAAATTAACTGTTTTAGTTGACATGTTTGGACGTGAAACACCAGTAGAAGTAGAATTTGATCAAATCGAAAAATTATAG
- the secE gene encoding preprotein translocase subunit SecE → MAKKESFFQGVKSEMEKTSWPTKEELFKYTVIVVSTVIFFLVFFYALDLGITALKNLLIG, encoded by the coding sequence GTGGCTAAAAAAGAAAGCTTTTTTCAAGGTGTAAAATCAGAAATGGAAAAGACAAGTTGGCCAACTAAAGAAGAATTGTTTAAATATACTGTTATAGTAGTATCAACAGTAATATTCTTCTTAGTCTTTTTCTATGCCTTAGATTTAGGAATTACAGCATTGAAAAATTTATTAATAGGTTAG
- the rpmG gene encoding 50S ribosomal protein L33 produces the protein MKKVPLNCEECGNRNYHVPKKEGSAERLTLKKYCSRCNAHTVHKESK, from the coding sequence GTGAAAAAAGTACCCTTGAATTGTGAAGAGTGTGGCAATAGAAATTATCATGTACCCAAAAAAGAAGGTTCAGCAGAACGATTGACCCTTAAGAAATACTGTTCAAGATGCAATGCTCATACAGTACATAAAGAATCAAAATAA
- a CDS encoding sigma-70 family RNA polymerase sigma factor, translating to MTQKNNNIKQQSVLLSKSQKIDLELKAILQQFNSFIVGRINYISQNDFEKDDLYQEVLIKLYLALKRQQFQYDDSFIKYISRLIKSVKCDYYRRYYTQQKRFTNVVNDAVVEYQTNLLDHDRVEKEILTCEAIKLLNDACEKLTKQEREVFELYSKGYKPKEIARLLNIKDKVVYNAIQRCKMKIRHHLEYRLK from the coding sequence ATGACACAAAAGAATAACAACATAAAACAGCAATCAGTATTATTATCAAAGTCACAAAAAATAGATTTAGAATTAAAAGCTATCCTTCAACAATTCAATTCTTTTATTGTGGGTAGAATTAATTACATTTCTCAAAATGATTTTGAAAAAGACGACCTCTATCAAGAAGTACTCATCAAACTATATCTAGCACTTAAACGCCAACAGTTTCAATATGATGATTCGTTTATAAAATATATATCGCGCCTCATCAAATCAGTGAAATGTGATTACTATCGACGGTATTATACTCAACAAAAGCGGTTTACGAATGTAGTGAATGATGCTGTGGTTGAATATCAAACGAATTTGCTTGACCATGATCGAGTTGAAAAAGAAATCTTAACATGTGAAGCAATCAAACTATTAAATGATGCGTGTGAGAAATTAACTAAACAAGAACGAGAAGTATTTGAGTTATATAGTAAAGGTTATAAACCAAAAGAAATTGCACGTTTACTAAATATAAAAGACAAAGTAGTTTACAATGCGATACAACGTTGTAAAATGAAAATAAGACATCATTTAGAATATAGATTAAAATAA
- a CDS encoding NYN domain-containing protein, with translation MKERYLIIDGYNMIGQSPTLSKIAKENLEEAREQLIDAIANYNAVIADEIVCVFDAYEQSGIEREYMYHGVKTVFTKEKETADSFIERYVYELYDKHTTHITVVTSDMSEQHAIFGSGAYRVSSREMWRDLRENQITVSKSLEDITETKPRTRIPLSEDILAEFEKIRRGNHKKD, from the coding sequence ATGAAAGAACGTTATTTAATAATTGATGGGTATAACATGATTGGTCAATCACCAACGTTAAGTAAAATTGCCAAGGAAAACTTAGAAGAGGCGAGAGAACAACTCATTGATGCGATTGCAAACTATAATGCTGTTATTGCCGATGAAATTGTTTGTGTCTTTGATGCTTACGAACAATCCGGCATAGAAAGAGAATATATGTACCATGGCGTGAAAACAGTATTTACTAAAGAAAAGGAAACGGCAGATAGTTTTATTGAACGATATGTGTATGAATTATACGATAAACATACAACGCATATTACAGTTGTGACGAGTGATATGAGCGAACAACATGCTATTTTTGGTTCAGGCGCTTATCGCGTATCTTCAAGAGAAATGTGGAGAGATTTGAGAGAAAATCAAATAACGGTGAGTAAATCCCTCGAAGATATTACAGAAACAAAGCCAAGAACTCGAATTCCGCTATCAGAAGACATACTTGCAGAATTTGAAAAAATACGAAGAGGAAACCACAAAAAAGACTGA
- the rlmB gene encoding 23S rRNA (guanosine(2251)-2'-O)-methyltransferase RlmB, translating into MEDIVIVGRHAVKEAIISGHSINKILIQDGIKKQQINDILKNAKDQKLIVQTVPKSKLDFLSTAPHQGVAALVAPYEYADFDQFLKQQKEKDGLSTVIILDGLEDPHNLGSILRTADASGVDGVIIPKRRSVSLTQTVAKASTGAIQHVPVIRVTNLAKTIDELKSNGFWVAGTEANNATDYRDLEADMSLAIVIGSEGQGMSRLVSDKCDFYIKIPMVGHVNSLNASVAASLMMYEVFRKRHSNGDK; encoded by the coding sequence GTGGAAGATATAGTCATTGTTGGTAGACATGCAGTAAAGGAAGCCATTATTTCAGGTCATTCTATAAATAAAATTTTGATTCAAGACGGTATAAAAAAACAACAAATTAACGATATTTTAAAAAATGCAAAAGATCAAAAACTAATAGTACAAACAGTACCAAAATCCAAATTAGATTTCTTATCAACTGCACCTCATCAGGGTGTAGCAGCATTAGTAGCACCATATGAATATGCAGATTTTGATCAATTTTTAAAGCAACAAAAAGAAAAAGATGGTTTATCTACGGTTATCATACTAGATGGATTAGAAGATCCTCATAATCTCGGATCAATCTTAAGAACGGCTGACGCATCAGGTGTGGATGGCGTGATTATTCCTAAACGTCGTTCTGTTTCATTAACTCAAACGGTTGCTAAAGCATCTACAGGTGCAATTCAACATGTGCCAGTGATTAGAGTAACAAACTTAGCCAAAACCATTGATGAATTAAAAAGCAACGGTTTTTGGGTCGCTGGTACAGAAGCGAATAACGCAACAGATTATAGAGACTTAGAAGCTGATATGTCATTAGCAATTGTAATTGGTAGTGAAGGGCAAGGTATGAGTAGATTAGTAAGTGATAAATGTGATTTTTATATTAAAATTCCTATGGTCGGTCATGTGAATAGTTTAAATGCATCTGTTGCTGCTAGTTTAATGATGTATGAGGTATTCCGTAAAAGACACTCGAACGGAGATAAATAA
- a CDS encoding Mini-ribonuclease 3 gives MNIKLLNPLTLAYMGDAVLDQHVREYIVLKLRSKPNRLHQMSKLYVSAKSQAQTLETLIGEAWFTEEEMDILKRGRNAKSYTKAKNTDVQTYRKSSALEAVIGFLYLEHREERLKALLNKIIEIVNERS, from the coding sequence ATGAATATTAAATTACTGAACCCGTTAACATTAGCCTATATGGGAGATGCCGTTTTAGATCAACATGTTCGAGAATATATCGTACTCAAATTACGAAGTAAACCCAATCGATTACATCAAATGTCTAAGTTATATGTGTCAGCGAAAAGCCAAGCACAGACACTTGAAACACTTATTGGTGAGGCATGGTTTACTGAAGAAGAAATGGATATATTAAAAAGAGGGCGCAATGCCAAAAGTTATACTAAAGCTAAAAATACAGACGTTCAAACGTATCGTAAAAGTTCTGCATTAGAAGCGGTAATTGGCTTTTTGTATTTAGAACATAGAGAAGAACGATTGAAAGCATTACTAAATAAAATCATAGAAATAGTTAACGAGAGGTCGTGA